A segment of the Streptomyces sp. NBC_01235 genome:
AACTCGCCCGCCATGCCGGTATCTCCCCGGCCAGCGCCAGCCAGCACGCGACTGTTATACGCACCGCCGGGCTGACCATCACCGTCCGCCACCACAACACCGCCCTCCACACCACGACCCCGCTGGGCACGAGCCTCCTCAACACCACCGCTTGAGACTGCGCCGCACATTTCGCGAACGGCGGGACTGTAAAACGTTCGGTGTAACTCCCGATCATGGAAGATGCATCGATGACCAGTGAGAACGTGTCGGAGTTTGTGGCCGCCGAGCCCACGAAGGCTGTGTCAGTGAAGGCTGTGGACGACCAGCTGATCGACGAGCTGGTGGGCCGAGCCCAGGCCGAGGGCCTGCAGCTGACCGGCGAGGGTGGGCTGCTGCAGCAGCTGACCAAGCGGCTGTTGGAGTCCGCCCTGGAGGGCGAGATCACCGACCATCTCGGCTACGACAAGCACGACCCAGCGGGCAAGGACGGCGGCAACTCCCGCAACGGCAAACGCTCCAAGACCGTGCTGACCGACGTCGGTCCGGTGGAGATAACCGTGCCCCGCGACCGCGACGGCTCCTTCGAGCCGAAGATCGTCAAGAAGCGGCAGAAGCGGCTGACCGGCATCGACGAGATGGTCATCTCGCTGGCCGCGAAGGGCCTGACCACCGGCGAGGTCCAGGCCCACCTGGCCGAGGTATATGGCGCCGAGGTCTCCCGCCAGACCATCTCCACCATCACCGACAAAGTCCTGGAAGGCATGGCCGAATGGCAGAGCCGCCCGCTGGACGCCGTCTATCCGGTGATCTTCATTGACGCCATCCACGTGAAGATCCGTGACGGCGCGGTCGCCAACCGGCCCATCCACGTGGCCCTGGCGGTCACGGCTGAGCGTCGGCGGGAGA
Coding sequences within it:
- a CDS encoding IS256 family transposase, producing MTSENVSEFVAAEPTKAVSVKAVDDQLIDELVGRAQAEGLQLTGEGGLLQQLTKRLLESALEGEITDHLGYDKHDPAGKDGGNSRNGKRSKTVLTDVGPVEITVPRDRDGSFEPKIVKKRQKRLTGIDEMVISLAAKGLTTGEVQAHLAEVYGAEVSRQTISTITDKVLEGMAEWQSRPLDAVYPVIFIDAIHVKIRDGAVANRPIHVALAVTAERRREILGLWAGDGGEGARHWLHILTEIKNRGVSDVLMLVCDGLKGLPEAVETVWPQTIVQTCVVHLLRNSFRYAARQDWDKIAKLLKPVYTAPTEDAALERFAEFADAWGRKYPAIVKLWENAWEEFTTFLRFDTEIRRIVCTTNAIESVNARIRRAVKARGHFPNEQAALKCVYMAIMSLDPTGKGQARWTMRWKTALNAFDITFDGRLSVARQ